From a single Capsicum annuum cultivar UCD-10X-F1 chromosome 12, UCD10Xv1.1, whole genome shotgun sequence genomic region:
- the LOC124889735 gene encoding E3 ubiquitin-protein ligase RNF167-like encodes MDINNIVDSSMPLKIQLSIKTKYRWIETDNVNKNNMCVHQEEEEFKQGCFHINVDISNENLKALIFSKLGSNLPTLDSKQIKEASYRIIKTKKGFICVSLIALLYQDYVCDKTMLFQLHCPASLSLMLKKNKMMMNIDEENCSGICFGELAMGTQVICMRCSHYFHIRCLWSWLTRRGNCPICRYEPDVE; translated from the coding sequence ATGGATATTAATAATATTGTTGATTCATCAATGCCACTAAAGATCCAATTGTCCATCAAAACCAAATACCGATGGATTGAAACTGACAACGTCAACAAGAACAACATGTGTGTTCACCAAGAAGAGGAAGAATTTAAACAAGGTTGCTTTCATATAAACGTAGACATTTCCAATGAAAATTTGAAAGCATTAATCTTTTCGAAGCTTGGCAGCAACTTGCCTACTCTTGATTCGAAACAAATAAAAGAGGCTAGTTATCgtataataaaaaccaaaaaaGGGTTCATTTGTGTGTCACTTATTGCTCTTTTGTACCAAGATTATGTTTGTGACAAGACGATGTTATTCCAGCTACATTGTCCTGCTAGTTTATCGTTGAtgttgaagaagaacaagatgatgatgaatattgatgaagAAAATTGTTCTGGGATTTGTTTTGGGGAGTTAGCAATGGGAACACAAGTTATTTGCATGCGTTGTTCACATTACTTTCATATTCGATGCTTGTGGAGTTGGCTTACCAGAAGGGGCAACTGTCCAATTTGTCGATATGAGCCAGATGTAGAGTAA